The Nevskiales bacterium region GTTCGAATCGGCGCAGCGTTTCCAGGACGAGTACACCGACGAGGTGCTCAACGCCATGATCGGCACGATCAACGGCTGCCATGCGCAGCAGCCGGTCGAGCTGGTCATCGCCACCGGCGACAACACCGATCTGGGCACCGTGGCCGAGGTGCGCCGCTTCATCGACAACCTGGACGGCGATTTCGACCGCGTGAGCGCCTTCGAGAAAAACTGCCTGGCGGGCCTGCTGCCGGGCCTGATTCCACAGCTCGGCGACGCGTTGTGCACGCGCTTCACCGGCCGCGGCATGGCCGACACCCAGACCGTGGACCCCAATCCCGACGATCCCACCTATCAGCTGCTGGCCACGCGCATGCTGCGTCAGCTGCTCGACACCGAGCAGGCGGTGCTGGGCGGGCGCGCGGCCGACGGCAGCCGCGACCCGGCGCGCTCGACGCTGAATCGCGCACCCGGCCTGCCGCAGGCGCTGCGCTGCAGGAGCGGCACGCTCAACTGCCCCAACCTGCGGCTGAACGTGCCTTACTACGTCGCCTTCGGCAACCACGACGGCTACGTGCGCGGCACGCTCGTGACCGAGCCGGGCATCCAGGAGGTTTCGCTGCTTACGGGCCGGCACTACATGAAGGAGCAGCACGAATTCATCGACGAGTTCTTCGAGAGCGCCACGCTGCCCGGGCCGGTGGGGCATGGCTTCAACCATGTCGAACCCGCGCGCCGAGACGATGCCGACGCACGTAACGACGGCTACTACGCCTTCGACGCCGGCGCCGGCCGTTTCCGCATGATCGTGCTCAACACGATCGTGGACGGCACCGACCCGCGCCTGCCGCCGGAGATCAAGAACCCCTTCGCGCTGGCCGACGGCACCGTGGACCAGGCGCAGTTCGACTGGCTCAAGGGCGAACTCGCGGCGGCGCAGCAGAAAGGCCAGCTGGTGCTGGTGTTCTCGCACCATCCCGACCTGACCTTCGTCGAGTTCGGCCAGTTCGGCGCGCTGGCGCCGGGCGGCGTGTCAGCGGCGGCGCTGAACGCCGAGCTGGCCAGCTACCCGAACGTCATGGCCTGGGTCGCCGGCCACACTCATATGCACCGTATCCGCGCCTTCAAGGTACAGGACGGCCAGGGCAGCAATGGCGCCATCACCGCGCCGGTGGTCTGCAAGAGCGCGGCGCCCGGGGCCTGCACCGGCTTCTGGCAGATCGAGACCGCCTCGCTGATCGACTTTCCCCAGGAACAGCGCCTGCTGGAGATCTTGGACAACGGCAACGGCACCGGCACGATCCGCGCGCGGGTGCTGCAGCACGATTTCGAGGTTTCCAAACGACTGGCCGAGCGCGACGACATGTGCCAGTTCTACCTGAGCGATCCG contains the following coding sequences:
- a CDS encoding metallophosphoesterase, whose amino-acid sequence is MSITTSGKRRLAAGLLASLLALAACSGGSSDDSPSPRAGGDSGTGSPGTPTGGNGDCRVAADPVVVREDLAGARSGASPSLLLRFVQMSDEHVMDDDGAAVNGGSPLDPVLPLFESAQRFQDEYTDEVLNAMIGTINGCHAQQPVELVIATGDNTDLGTVAEVRRFIDNLDGDFDRVSAFEKNCLAGLLPGLIPQLGDALCTRFTGRGMADTQTVDPNPDDPTYQLLATRMLRQLLDTEQAVLGGRAADGSRDPARSTLNRAPGLPQALRCRSGTLNCPNLRLNVPYYVAFGNHDGYVRGTLVTEPGIQEVSLLTGRHYMKEQHEFIDEFFESATLPGPVGHGFNHVEPARRDDADARNDGYYAFDAGAGRFRMIVLNTIVDGTDPRLPPEIKNPFALADGTVDQAQFDWLKGELAAAQQKGQLVLVFSHHPDLTFVEFGQFGALAPGGVSAAALNAELASYPNVMAWVAGHTHMHRIRAFKVQDGQGSNGAITAPVVCKSAAPGACTGFWQIETASLIDFPQEQRLLEILDNGNGTGTIRARVLQHDFEVSKRLAERDDMCQFYLSDPAAAQKIVSDASLSALCSQGGTRDGEPTDRNVDLLFKMP